Below is a window of Solanum stenotomum isolate F172 chromosome 7, ASM1918654v1, whole genome shotgun sequence DNA.
TCGTTTTAATCTGCCtaagttaacaaataatgacatgaatgagtcttttctcaaacgaaaatggcatagatgagccaaactttcaACATATGACATAGAAAgtgtcttttctcaaagttcgatgacatatttgagccttttccctttaaaaaatattccatTATTGACAACCAAATATTGTTTACCTATATAGATATTAGAGAATAAGAGAGAGATGAAATTGCATCAATACACATATTTAATGCatgtaatattaaaataataatcatgaataataaaattaaattttgtgaaaaagtgataagaaaattattcTACTTATAATGTTAATGAgtataaataaaaatctataaataatttgattcaaataaataaacattatatataatataaaagatCCTACATAGATGGAACTTGGAAGATTGAAAGAGTCATAGTAACCTCCAAAGGCACTTTCTCCTATAAATCTATAAATCTCCATTAACATTAGGATCTGATCTGATCATGGCTGACATGTTGCCTGAATGTTTCATTCAAAAAATACTCTCTTCTCTTAGTTTTGATGAAGCAGCGCGGATGAGCATTCTTTCCAAAACATGGCTGCAAGCCTGGTCGACTCTTCCCGACTTGGAATTTAATGTTAAGTTTTGCAAAGGCGATATAAAGATATTGGACACAATTATGGAGAGATATGGAAACGGAAAAATCCCTATAGAAAAGTTTGACTTATCAGAGCTCTTAGGCGATTCTCATGAAGTTTTCCCTCTGATTGATAAGTGGCTTAACATTGCACTTCAAAATGGCGTAAACAATCTTGTCCTTAACTATAAATCATACCCCGTGCCTATTTTAACAATCTTGGCAGCaaaatctttaagaaaattGATTCTGAAGAGTTGTACTCTTTTGCCTATTTCTTTATCCGGTGGTGTTGTGAAACACAATTCTTTGAGAAAGCTTTCTCTATCTTATGTAAAATTACACGAAAACATGCTTCAGACTCTACTTAATAGTTGTCCCTTGATTGTCTCTTTCATCTTTGAGTATTGTTCGGACTTGGAAACAATTGAGCTAGTGAATCTTCAAAAGATCAAGTCGGTTTCCCTGAAGGTCTTGAAGATTCGGTTTAGTGGGAGCATATGGGAGATTGATGCTCCAAATTTGGTGTCATTTGAGTACACAGGGAATCAAATTCCTGAACTTCAAATTGTGAGAGAGTCAAAACAACTGAAGCACTCAAAAATCATTCTTCACCGCTTAGACAATATAAATGCTGACTGGTTTTGTAAGTTGAGGAAGTTTCTATCAAATTCGACCTCTTGGTCTCAAGTTTccctttatttttatgaatgcGCGGAGATTAAAATGAAAGATCTGCAACAACACCACAGAGTTGCTACGCCCGAGGTGGACATTTTAGATGTCAACATTCTGTGGCAGAATCACGAATACCCTTCGTTTGTGGATGCTTTGGTATGGAGTTGTCAGCCTAGGAGACTCAACTTGCAATTAACAAGAGAAATGGTTACAGTTTTCATTGATCGTTTGATGCATATGAAGAATTCGATTCAGTCTACTTCTCATGGAAGCAACCCTTGGTATAGTCAATTAAAAGAAGTAAAAGTCCACAAATTTGATAGGAAGAAGGAGATTTGGTATCCTGTGGAACACAAACTTGGGGAGCGGGCAACAATGAACCTTGAtagatattatattttattagattgGTAATATAGTTTATtctattaaaaattgaaaatgcacttattcatttataatgttctttcaattatatttttcagGTTAGATATATCCAACTCAAACATGATTAAGTTGGAAATATCAAGGCACCAGGACAATATGTTTGATTTTCAGTTTTCTTTGTAGTTCATGTTGATTTATTGTACGTCTTTCAGAGTTAATAAACTATTTTTCATCCAATGAATACAGAGAGCTTTGAATTGGTCTATTGTGAAAAAAACATATACGTTTGAATTGGTCATAATTTAAACTACTCGAAAAAAACAGACACTCGCGTTTGAATCGGTCTATTGTGAAACAAAGTGGCTTGTGAACAATTCCGTAAAAAAGACCTTCATGAAAACTATGTATGTATAGTATAACCGACATTTCAAATCAATCAAAGCAATGCAAGTATCTGTTTATAACATAGAATCTAAAGATAAGAGAATACAAATATACAATCTAAAGAGTTAAGGGACGTTTAGAAAAGGAGGACAATTACATTAAAAATAGGATTCCTATAATATATACGTTTTTTCctataaattgaagaatttTGCATCGGTTTTTTTAAAGCGTcgtatttccaaaaataaatttctaaattttagtAAAACTGGGAAAGTTAAGGGACGACAAATTACCTTAACCAATTAGAAATAGGATCCCTATAATATacaggttttttttttgtctttttaggGAAATCAtaatctataaattgaagaattGTTTCATAGCTACCTCCAAAAGCACGTTAAATATTTCCATTGACATTAGGGTTAAATATGGCTGACATATTACCTGAATGTCTCATTCAAAAAATACTCTGTTGTCTTAGTTTTAAAGAAGCAACGCGGATGAGCATTCTCTCCAAAACATGGCTACAAGAATGGTCGAATCTTCCCAACTTGGAATTCACTATTAATTGTTGGGAAGGCAACATAAATACAGCGAACACAACCATGGAGAGATATAGGAAGGGGAAAATCCCTATAcaaaagtttgaattattagAGACCTTTGCTAATTCTCATGAAGATTTCCCTCTCATTGATAAGTGGCTCGACATTGCACTTCAGAATGGTGTAAAACATCTTTTTCTTAACTTTAAATCATACCCCATGCCTATTTTAAGAATCTTGGCAGCAAAATCTTTAAGAGAATTGGATGTGCAGGGTAGTATGCCTGATTCGTTATCTAGTGGTGTTGTGAATTGCAAATCATTGAGAAAGCTTTCTCTATCTCATCTAAGATTAGACGAAAACATGGTCCAGACTATACTTAATAGTTGTCCCTTTATTGTCTCTTTAATCCTTGAGTATTGTACTGGGAAGCTTCAAAAGATCAAGTCGGATTCCTTGAAGGTCTTGAAGATACATCATCGCGGGATAGAGGAGATTGATGCTCCAAATTTGGTATCACTTGACTATATGGGGAGTCAAATTCCCGAACTTAATAAAATTGCAAGAGACTCAAAAATCAGGCTTGGATGCATCAACAATTTAAATGCAGCATGGTTTTGTAAGTTGAGAAAGTTTCTATCAAATTCGTCCTCGTGGTCTCATGTTTCCCTTAAATTTATGAATTGCTGTGAGATCAAGATGAAAGATTTGCAAATGGACCACATAGGTTCTACCCCTCGGGTGGACGTTTTAAATGTCGATATTCAATGGATGAATCAGAATTTTGTGGATGCTTTGCTATGGAGTTGTCATCCAAGGAGACTCAACCTACTCTCAAATATTACTCCAACGATTACACATTTCATTGATCGTTTAGTGTTTTTGACGAATTTGAGTCATTCTACTTCTCATAAAAGCTTACCTTGGCATAgtcaattaaaagaaataaaagtttttaatgGAAAAAACCAGTCGCTACAACTCATAAATGGGGAGCTTGAAAAAAGGACCCTTATGGAGGGGgagaaagtttattttttattagattgGTGATGTAGTTAATTTGTTTCTATTTCAAATTGAATGGACTTATTCTTTTCTGCATTGGTGTACAGAGGTATTAGATATTAATAAAGCAGAACTAAGAGCATAATTTTAAACTTGGATCTTATAGGATTGcaaaagcaaaaacaaaatttttaagAAAGTAATGAGTATGgcaaatttctcaaaaggaaAGAGACTTAATTTCTACATAATTACTAGTGTTTCAACGTAACTACAAATGCCTTCGATGTCATACTTTCTAGGTAGCCCGTTGATTTCTAATTTTCTCAAACTCTGTCTCGTGACATCATAAGAGAAACATAAAGTATCCGACATTAAGTCCAGGATGACTACAATCTCTTCATCACAGGACGTGCATGATGATATAACTAAGGGTTTGTCCTTCCACCACATCGAAGGGAAGTCAATGATTTGAATtttccattcttcttctttctgaGTTTGTTCTAAAATCCACAAGTTGAACTATCCATGCTGCCAATATTCATAATCCATGATCGCTAGTTTACCTTTCACCTCTAACAACTCGTAATACCACCATGAGTTAGATGCATTATATAAaccaatattttttgaattttcggTTTTAACATCAAATGCATCTATAGTAAGTCTGTCCTGGAAAACAAATTTATAGATAACTCTATTGATGCAAACCCCGGGATTGCACATAATAGGAGGGGTTATGCTTTGAGTCTCTCTCCATGATTCGTCTACTCCTAAAGTGAAAATCCAATGTTTTATGTACCCTTTTATAATATGCTTTGTTGTGAAAAGAACTTTGTACTTCTTTTCTTCTGGGTCAAAATCGAATGAACAGAACCACATGGAAGAACCATCATTTAGGTCAGGAAGAAATCTTACTTCTCTTGTACTAGGATTGAAAATTACAGCAAAAAATAATGGTTcccaaatacaaaataaaccaTTAACGCAATTCAAACGATAATCTACCGTGATACGGAAGGGGAGTTCATCAAAACCCTCAATTTGAACAGGGGAACCCGAGgtttttctatcttcttttagCTCAGCAGTGTAATAAAATTCCCTTCCGTGCAATAAGAGTTTTGTTCCACTGGAACGAGTCATAGATCGACATCTATGATATGCGCAAAATTTGATTCCGAAACAAGAGAATTAAAGAATTTGGTCAAACATTTGAAACGCATTAAAGACTTAACAGGAAGTCTTGAGAATATATCAATGATTATTTCTTCATGATCCATATTCTCTGCAGTATAGTTATTACTACACAAATTGGACGCCTTTTTTCACGTCTAAAACCCTTCCATTATTttcattagtttttttttttttaagtagcATAAACctgatagttttttttttttttaatagttggTGTActaagagggtgtttggattggcttaaaagttgatcaaacctatttttaagt
It encodes the following:
- the LOC125871276 gene encoding FBD-associated F-box protein At5g38590-like produces the protein MADMLPECFIQKILSSLSFDEAARMSILSKTWLQAWSTLPDLEFNVKFCKGDIKILDTIMERYGNGKIPIEKFDLSELLGDSHEVFPLIDKWLNIALQNGVNNLVLNYKSYPVPILTILAAKSLRKLILKSCTLLPISLSGGVVKHNSLRKLSLSYVKLHENMLQTLLNSCPLIVSFIFEYCSDLETIELVNLQKIKSVSLKVLKIRFSGSIWEIDAPNLVSFEYTGNQIPELQIVRESKQLKHSKIILHRLDNINADWFCKLRKFLSNSTSWSQVSLYFYECAEIKMKDLQQHHRVATPEVDILDVNILWQNHEYPSFVDALVWSCQPRRLNLQLTREMVTVFIDRLMHMKNSIQSTSHGSNPWYSQLKEVKVHKFDRKKEIWYPVEHKLGERATMNLDRYYILLDW
- the LOC125871904 gene encoding putative F-box protein At1g49610 — encoded protein: MADILPECLIQKILCCLSFKEATRMSILSKTWLQEWSNLPNLEFTINCWEGNINTANTTMERYRKGKIPIQKFELLETFANSHEDFPLIDKWLDIALQNGVKHLFLNFKSYPMPILRILAAKSLRELDVQGSMPDSLSSGVVNCKSLRKLSLSHLRLDENMVQTILNSCPFIVSLILEYCTGKLQKIKSDSLKVLKIHHRGIEEIDAPNLVSLDYMGSQIPELNKIARDSKIRLGCINNLNAAWFCKLRKFLSNSSSWSHVSLKFMNCCEIKMKDLQMDHIGSTPRVDVLNVDIQWMNQNFVDALLWSCHPRRLNLLSNITPTITHFIDRLVFLTNLSHSTSHKSLPWHSQLKEIKVFNGKNQSLQLINGELEKRTLMEGEKVYFLLDW